The genomic window TCAGGCAGAATTAGGTAAAGCAATGCTTAATATCAATGCTGCAAAAGGTTTTGAATACGGAAGCGGGTTCTGCGGGGCAAAAATGACCGGAAAAGAACACAACGATCTTTTCAACGAAGATTTCACTACAAAATCTAATCTTTCGGGTGGAATTCAAGGTGGAATTTCAAACGGAATGGATATTTATTTCCGTGTAGCTTTCAAACCGGTTGCGACTATTTTGAGACCTCAGGAAAGTGTGGATAAATATGGAAATCCTGCCATTGTAGAAGGAAAAGGACGTCATGATCCTTGTGTGCTTCCAAGAGCGGTTCCTGTAGTGGAAAGCTTGGCTGCTTTTGTTTTAGCGGATTTATTTTTGATCAATAAAACTAGAAATATCAATAATTTTTAAATATAAATAGGGTAATGGAAAATTACTTGGCTCAAGGAATTTCTTTTGAAGAGTATGTTCAAATCGCAAGAGAAAGATTAGAAAATCCTTCTACTCAACAGGAAATCGAATATAAACAATATTACGAACTGGGACTTCAGAGAATGGACAGAACTTTAAAGAAGTATGTTCCGGATGAAGAACAGTTGAAAGAACTGGCTGCAAAAAACTTTGACGGAAAAATTCTAATTATTTCCGAAGCCTGGTGCGGTGATGCAAGCGCAACAGTACCTGCATTAATCAAATTTTTTGAAGGTCATAATGAAGCGAAAATCTTCCTGAGGGATCATGATAAAAGTTTAATTAATCAGTTTTTGACTAACGGAACCGAATCCATCCCTAAAGTGATTATACTGGATAAAGATTTCAACGTAAAAAATTCTTGGGGACCACGTCCAAAATACGGAACAGAACTGCTTATGAAATACAAAGCCGATCCTGAAGGGTATCCGAAAGATAATTTCTACAACGATCTGCAATTGTATTATGCAAAAAACAGAGGAAAAGATGCTGTTCAGGAAATTTTGGAACTATTATAATTGTTAAAATATCACATACAGCTTGTCTTTCCATAGGAATCTAAGCTGAATTTATAATATTATTATGTTAATTACTTTGTTGAGATTCCTGCGGAATGACAGCTAAGTGTTTAACTTTTTAAAACAATTATTTATCTTTAAGGTTTAATATAATTTTTATTAAAAGTAAAAATGAAAAAAAACATAATTTATCTTGTATTAATCGTTGTTATCGGGGTTATTGCTTTCGTTCCCGGAGTGAAAGAAAAATTGCAGGACACATTTTTCCCGATTGCCACCATTGAGAATGCCGTTCATGTAAGTGATGAAGATTATGATATTGATTTACAGGGAATCAATGTTCCGAGTACCAATCTTAAAGCTTTCAAAGGGAAAGCTGTTTTTCTGAATTTTTGGGGAACATGGTGCCCTCCATGCAGAAAAGAATGGCCGTCTATTCAGAAATTATATGATGCAAGGAAAGATAAAGTAGATTTTGTTTTAATCGCCATGAATGATCAGGAAGATGCTGTAAGAAAATTCTTAAAAGAAAACAATTACAGTGTTCCTGTGTACATTGCACAAAGCCCTATTTCTGAAAAAATACTTCCTAAAGTTTTTCCTACCACTTATCTTTTGGATAAAAACGGAAGGATTATTATCAAAGAGGATGCTTCAAGAGACTGGAATTCAG from Chryseobacterium camelliae includes these protein-coding regions:
- a CDS encoding thioredoxin family protein, translated to MENYLAQGISFEEYVQIARERLENPSTQQEIEYKQYYELGLQRMDRTLKKYVPDEEQLKELAAKNFDGKILIISEAWCGDASATVPALIKFFEGHNEAKIFLRDHDKSLINQFLTNGTESIPKVIILDKDFNVKNSWGPRPKYGTELLMKYKADPEGYPKDNFYNDLQLYYAKNRGKDAVQEILELL
- a CDS encoding TlpA family protein disulfide reductase: MKKNIIYLVLIVVIGVIAFVPGVKEKLQDTFFPIATIENAVHVSDEDYDIDLQGINVPSTNLKAFKGKAVFLNFWGTWCPPCRKEWPSIQKLYDARKDKVDFVLIAMNDQEDAVRKFLKENNYSVPVYIAQSPISEKILPKVFPTTYLLDKNGRIIIKEDASRDWNSESANQFIDSIVK